From the Ciona intestinalis chromosome 2, KH, whole genome shotgun sequence genome, one window contains:
- the LOC113475771 gene encoding uncharacterized protein LOC113475771 yields MKNKNNPEESKNKRVDTVSDDTSIETENTRNSVASNDVEHIDSPGKRKRLSRADARSRENLSNLEGVEEKFPFDTKPYIPMKQITNELSNSQSSPTLINNKSYCSDL; encoded by the coding sequence atgaagaataaaaacaatcctGAAGAAAGCAAAAACAAGAGAGTGGATACTGTATCAGATGATACCTCCATTGAAACTGAAAACACACGCAACAGTGTTGCAAGTAACGATGTAGAACACATAGACAGTCCAGGAAAAAGAAAGAGATTATCCAGAGCAGATGCCCGTTCAAGGGAAAACCTTTCTAATCTAGAGGGAGTGGAAGAGAAGTTTCCTTTTGATACAAAGCCATACAttcctatgaaacaaataacCAATGAACTGAGTAACAGCCAGTCTTCACCAACCTTAATTAACAATAAGTCTTACTGTTCTGATTTGTAA